A genomic window from Deltaproteobacteria bacterium includes:
- a CDS encoding redoxin domain-containing protein has protein sequence MDVEVLAMSTDSRFTHKIWQDEELSKMVPGGVPFPMLSDAGGRIGQVYGVYQGNGSATPEDVEDIGDPLSPKPGHEFEA, from the coding sequence ATGGACGTCGAGGTCCTCGCCATGAGCACGGACAGCCGTTTTACCCACAAGATCTGGCAGGACGAGGAACTTTCGAAGATGGTTCCTGGCGGCGTGCCGTTTCCAATGCTTTCTGACGCTGGAGGCCGCATCGGACAGGTCTACGGGGTCTATCAGGGAAACGGATCAGCAACCCCTGAGGATGTCGAGGATATCGGTGATCCCCTTTCGCCCAAGCCCGGCCATGAGTTCGAAGCCTGA
- the rph gene encoding ribonuclease PH: MKRHDGRRHDEVRRIEVARRFLTHAEGSVFFRQGNTWVLCAVSVEEDVPPFLKGTGKGWVTAEYALLPRSTALRIPRESRSGKVQGRTFEIQRLIGRSLRSVVDLDRLGPRTLRVDCDVIQADGGTRTASITGAYLALEEAVTRMLAMGLIAENPLKDRLAAVSAGIVDGEVLLDLDYEEDSRADVDANFVMTGSGAFVEIQATAEGSPFAWSGFELMAGLGRKGITDILDILRGC, encoded by the coding sequence ATGAAAAGACATGACGGACGAAGACACGACGAGGTGAGACGTATCGAGGTTGCCCGCCGGTTCCTCACCCATGCCGAGGGGTCGGTCTTTTTCAGACAGGGCAATACCTGGGTCCTGTGCGCGGTGAGTGTGGAGGAGGACGTCCCGCCGTTTCTTAAAGGGACGGGGAAGGGTTGGGTGACCGCTGAATACGCCCTTCTTCCCCGCTCCACGGCCTTACGGATCCCACGTGAGTCGCGTTCCGGCAAGGTCCAGGGCCGGACCTTCGAGATCCAGCGGCTCATCGGACGATCCCTGAGATCGGTGGTCGACCTTGACCGATTAGGGCCAAGGACCCTTAGGGTGGACTGCGACGTCATCCAGGCCGACGGGGGAACGCGCACCGCCTCCATTACAGGGGCCTATCTCGCTCTGGAAGAAGCAGTGACCCGCATGCTCGCAATGGGGCTTATCGCGGAAAATCCTTTAAAAGACAGGCTCGCGGCCGTGAGCGCTGGGATCGTAGACGGGGAGGTGCTCCTCGACCTCGACTACGAGGAGGATTCCCGAGCGGATGTGGATGCGAACTTCGTGATGACGGGCTCTGGCGCATTTGTGGAGATCCAGGCCACGGCCGAGGGATCCCCCTTTGCCTGGTCAGGCTTCGAACTCATGGCCGGGCTTGGGCGAAAGGGGATCACCGATATCCTCGACATCCTCAGGGGTTGCTGA